The DNA window ATCACGACGACGACGGCGAGGACGGCTACGCGAACTGGTGGCAGGTCGAGACCCTCGGCGGAGAGCGACTCGGCCGGCGCGAGCTCCTCCACCCACATGGAACCACGCGATTCACCCGTTCAGAAACGATCGAGGTGCCGGATGGGACGAGCCGCGTCGTCGTCCGTGGTCACGATCAGACCCACGGCCACGGCGGCCAGGCGATGGTCGTGACGCTCGAAACCGGTGCGACCGAGACCGTCCGACAGGGTCCCGAACCCCAGTCGTTCGACGGGAGCGGATCCGGAACGGCGACCACGACCGACGGCGGATGACGGGAAGTCGCGAATGACGACGGAGAACGACGCCCGTGCGGCGGTCGGGGCCGAACGCGAGCGCCTGCGCGAACGGTTCGGCGCGTTCGCGGTCACGGAGACGCGCGTCGAGAACGACCCCGCGTTCTACGAGTACGGCCTCGATCTCGTCCGTGAGAGCGGCATGCTCGCCGACGCTGGCGCGCTGGTCCGCGATTCGCGGGACCGGGTTCTGCTCGTTCGCCATCCCGACACACCCGAAACGTGGGGAACGCCAGGCGGCGGCTACGAGACGGCCGACGACTCGCTCGCCGCGACGGCGGTCCGCGAGGTTCGCGAGGAGACCGGCGTTCGCTGCGAGGTGACTGACGTGCTCGCCATCCGCGTCAAAACCATCGAGCACAGCGAGGAGCCGCGGTCGTACCCGATGCTGACGGCCGAGTTCGCGGCCCACAGCGCCGAAGGCTCCGGAGTGCGCTCCAGGCAGCCGGCATCGGCGACCGACGACGACGAGGTGCTGGAGGCGCGGTGGTTCGTCGAACCGCCCGCGGCGCTCCACGACCGCACGCGGGACCTGCTCGGGGAGTAGCGCTCGCCGAATCTCGCCGCCACCCGGTTCGATCGTCGCCCGGAAACGGCAGTGCCTGGTTCGCGTGCGGAGCGCGCCTCGGCCGCAGGAACACTGATACGAGTGGCGTGGCGATCGGGGGCATGGTCGACGCTGCGGGCACGATCGCGGAACTGTTCGGGAGCGACGAGGCGACGCCGGCGGGAGCGACGATGCTCGACGTGGCTCGCGACATCCGGGCGAACCCCCGGACGATCGACTGCCGCGACGGACGCCAACTCGGATACGCCGACTGCGGCGATCCCGACGGCGACCCCCTACTGGTTTTCCACGGCTTCCCGAACTCGCGGCCCTTCGGCGCACTGTTCGACGCGGCGGGTCGCGAACGCGGCCTCCGGATCATCGCGCCCGAACGCCCCGGGTTCGGCGTCTCCGATCCCGCCCCGGACCGCGCGGTCGCCGACTGGGCCGACGACGTTGCCGACCTCGCCGACGCGCTCGGCCTCGACTCGTTCCCGGTACTCGGGATCTCCGGCGGCGGTCCCTACGCGGCGGCCTGTGCCGCACGACTGCCGGAGCGGATCGAGCGTGCCGGCATCGCCTGCGGTCTCGCCCCGCTCGACTCCGTGGCGTGGCGCGATCGCCTCCCGTTTCTGATCGCCAGGCACGCGAAGCCACTGGCGAAACTCTCGCTCTGGTCCGACGGGCGAACTGCCCGAAGGAACCCCGAGGCGTACCTCGAATCCACGGTCGAATCGACGGCCGCGGCCGACGCCGACCTCTGGCGCGGCGAGGTCGGACAGGTACTGTTGGAGAGCGACTACGAGGCGGTCAGCCGCCACGGCTACGGTCCGCTCGCGGACGAACTCGCCGTGTTCGCCGGCGACTGGGGGTTCGATCTCGGTTCGATCGACGTCCCCGTGTTCCTCTGGTACGGCCGGGCCGACCGGATCGTGCCGCTCTCGATGGGGCTGTACTACGCCGAACGGATCCCGACCGCCGAGGCCCACGTCTACCCCGACCAGGGTCACCTCTCGATCGTTGACGACAACGAGACCGGGATCCTCGACGCACTCGTCGACGGCCAGCGGTAGCACGGAAACGCACGGTCAGTGTTCGACGAACTCGATCAGGACGCCGCCGGTCGATCCCGGATGGAGGAAGGCCACCTCGTGGCCCCACGCGCCCTCCCGCGGCTCGTCGTCGATCAACTCGACACCGTGCTCGCGCGCCCGATCGAGCGCGGCCGCGATGTCGTCGGTTTCGAGCGCGAGATGGTGGATGCCCGGCCCGCTGCGATCGAGATACCTCGCGATCGCGCCCTCGCCGTCGAGCGGTTCGAGGAGTTCGAAGTAGCTCCCGTCGCAGTCGAGGAAGACGACGGCCATCCCGTCGAACGTCTCCTCGTGCGCCACCTCGAACCCGAACAGGTCGGTGTACAGTTCTGCGAGTGCGTCGGCGTCGTCGGTGGCGATGCCGGCGTGATCGACGTTCATAGCGCGGCCCCGCCCTGGTGCTCGCCGAAGACGTCCCGCATGGTATCACAGATTTCCCCGGTGGTGGCCTCGGCCTTCACCGCGTCGACGAGGTACGGCATGAGATTGTCGTCGCCCGCGGCGGCGTCGTGGAGCGCCGAGAGTGCGTCCTCGGCGGCCGCGTCGTCGCGCTCGTCGCGCACCTGCTCAAGCCGATCACGCTGGCGCTGCTGGTCTTCCTCGGTGACTTCCTCGATGTCGACTTCGGGCTCCTCGTCGACCTCGTACTCGTTGACGCCCACGATCACCCGCTCGCCCTCGTCGATCTCCTGCTGGCGCTCGAACGCGACATCTTGCACCTCACGCTGGACCCACTGGTCCTCGACGGCCTGGAGCATCCCGCCCTTGCCGTCGACGGTGTCGAGGATGTCGAACGCCTCCTCCTCCAGCTCGTCGGTGAGGCCCTCGACGTAGTAACTCCCCGCGAGCGGGTCGACCGTGTCGGCCGCGCCCGACTCGTGGGCGAGGATCTGCTGGGTCCGAAGCGCGGTGCGGACGCTCTCTTCTGTGGGCAGTGCGAGCGCCTCGTCTTTCCCGTTCGTGTGGAGGCTCTGGGTCCCGCCGAGGACGGCGGCGAGGCCCTGATACGCCACCCGGACGATGTTGTTGTCGATCTGCTGGGCGGTCAGCGTCGAGCCCGCGGTCTGGGTGTGGAACTTCAACTGCTTCGAGTCGGGATCGTCGGCGTCGAAGCGCTCGTCCATGATCTTCGCCCACATCCGCCTCGCCGCCCGGAACTTCGCGACCTCCTCCAGGACGTTGTTGTACGACGCGAAGAAGAAGGAGAGTTGCGGGGCGAAATCGTCGACCGCGAGGCCGGCCTCCGTGGCGGCCTCGACGTACTCGATCCCGTTCCCGAGGGTGAAGGCGATCTCCTGGGCCGCCGACGAGCCCGCCTCGCGGATGTGATAGCCCGAGATCGAGATGGTGTTGAAACTCGGGACCTCGTCGGCGCAGAACTCGAAGATGTCGGTGATGATCCGCATCGAGGGCTCCGGCGGGTAGATGTAGGTGTTGCGCGCGACGTACTCCTTCAGAACGTCGTTCTGGATGGTGCCCCGCAGTTCCTCGCGGTCGACACCCTGGCGATCGCCGACCGCGATGTACATCGCGAGCAGCACGCTCGCGGGCGCGTTGATCGTCATGCTGGTCGAAACCTCGTCCAGGGGGATGCCCTCGAAGACGGTCTCCATGTCGTGGATCGAGTCGATCGCCACGCCCGACTTCCCGACCTCGCCCGCGGCCATCTCGTTGTCCGAATCGTACCCCATCTGGGTCGGCAAGTCAAAGGCCATCGAGAGGCCGGTCTGGCCCTCGTCGATGAGGTACTGGAAGCGCTCGTTGGTCTCCCTTGCCGTACCCATCCCGGCGTACTGGCGCATCGTCCAGAGCCGGCCACGATACATCGTGGGATACACCCCCCGAGTGTAGGGCTCCTCGCCAGGGAAGCCAACGTCCTCGCGGTAGTCGCGCTCGCCAACGTCGTCGGGGGTGTAGAGCCGATCGACCTCGTGGCCCGCGGTGTCGGTCTCGAAGGTGTCCTTGCGCTCGCCGAACCGATCGAGGACGGGATCGAGGGTTTCTGCCTCCCACTCCTCCTTGGCCGACCGGATGTCGGCGAGGTCGTCGGGATCGAACATACCCGCTCGTAGGGTCGACGTGACTTTAATCGTTGTTCGTCGGGACCGTGGTCGCTCTCCAA is part of the Halococcus agarilyticus genome and encodes:
- a CDS encoding NUDIX hydrolase, which encodes MTTENDARAAVGAERERLRERFGAFAVTETRVENDPAFYEYGLDLVRESGMLADAGALVRDSRDRVLLVRHPDTPETWGTPGGGYETADDSLAATAVREVREETGVRCEVTDVLAIRVKTIEHSEEPRSYPMLTAEFAAHSAEGSGVRSRQPASATDDDEVLEARWFVEPPAALHDRTRDLLGE
- a CDS encoding alpha/beta fold hydrolase produces the protein MVDAAGTIAELFGSDEATPAGATMLDVARDIRANPRTIDCRDGRQLGYADCGDPDGDPLLVFHGFPNSRPFGALFDAAGRERGLRIIAPERPGFGVSDPAPDRAVADWADDVADLADALGLDSFPVLGISGGGPYAAACAARLPERIERAGIACGLAPLDSVAWRDRLPFLIARHAKPLAKLSLWSDGRTARRNPEAYLESTVESTAAADADLWRGEVGQVLLESDYEAVSRHGYGPLADELAVFAGDWGFDLGSIDVPVFLWYGRADRIVPLSMGLYYAERIPTAEAHVYPDQGHLSIVDDNETGILDALVDGQR
- the mce gene encoding methylmalonyl-CoA epimerase; protein product: MNVDHAGIATDDADALAELYTDLFGFEVAHEETFDGMAVVFLDCDGSYFELLEPLDGEGAIARYLDRSGPGIHHLALETDDIAAALDRAREHGVELIDDEPREGAWGHEVAFLHPGSTGGVLIEFVEH
- a CDS encoding acyl-CoA mutase large subunit family protein encodes the protein MFDPDDLADIRSAKEEWEAETLDPVLDRFGERKDTFETDTAGHEVDRLYTPDDVGERDYREDVGFPGEEPYTRGVYPTMYRGRLWTMRQYAGMGTARETNERFQYLIDEGQTGLSMAFDLPTQMGYDSDNEMAAGEVGKSGVAIDSIHDMETVFEGIPLDEVSTSMTINAPASVLLAMYIAVGDRQGVDREELRGTIQNDVLKEYVARNTYIYPPEPSMRIITDIFEFCADEVPSFNTISISGYHIREAGSSAAQEIAFTLGNGIEYVEAATEAGLAVDDFAPQLSFFFASYNNVLEEVAKFRAARRMWAKIMDERFDADDPDSKQLKFHTQTAGSTLTAQQIDNNIVRVAYQGLAAVLGGTQSLHTNGKDEALALPTEESVRTALRTQQILAHESGAADTVDPLAGSYYVEGLTDELEEEAFDILDTVDGKGGMLQAVEDQWVQREVQDVAFERQQEIDEGERVIVGVNEYEVDEEPEVDIEEVTEEDQQRQRDRLEQVRDERDDAAAEDALSALHDAAAGDDNLMPYLVDAVKAEATTGEICDTMRDVFGEHQGGAAL